The following proteins come from a genomic window of Mauremys mutica isolate MM-2020 ecotype Southern chromosome 7, ASM2049712v1, whole genome shotgun sequence:
- the IL17RE gene encoding interleukin-17 receptor E: MGRPAPRALLLLLAAVLLLAGPRAGAPRPRVTANFACRVRADSALPRPRCHQKEQDGAALSPPALALSTARLCQASRDCQPCVRVRLALHTAGLGSVCGLQLDFLVLGSNRASWLQVWRRHPEAAGSLWQVQFDCFPVESGHHVLVSLGTVPDRGLSLNQSHLVPAEPAGPEFSYAWHPEARAIEVSVPEGPALTVRLCHQLALECEELPTPFPRQALVSGGHSIVLPYEFLLPCLCIEASYLHRDSLRTKLCPFQPLPAAYGSELWASMQFRDYSASSEANMVMVLSARCPLHPTATLCWKESEAGACHTVPNSTAMESNQAYTVEKVDVHPLLCFKFSYGNSSHVECPHRPDTTWNVSVSVRFLQLLLRVTSTVPASFSAALCQRQGSWCEPEAPVYTITSPESFGPRELTLLLPLQILGGCVLVWRADVQFARKQLLCPDVARKRFGLLALGLALALGLLGTVLLMNYRSLRKLTTAPRGRRPVLVVYSPDSEEHKILVCALADVLRSALGCDVRLDLWEAGSVGRLGALPWLYVQRELVAREQGTVLLLWSQGSARLYQLWRGAAAGSSGSPDPHDLFGAAMSCLQSELQLGRGAGQLGDWALAYFGELCSQRDVPPALCLLPCYRLPRELPGLARLLQGSAQPPAWLRPSTLLHRMLMSETRKCLQGRVELCRLQQPKGAPLARLPAHQVGSVGLSPRAPLPRLTSQRPSCP; the protein is encoded by the exons ATGGGGCGCCCCGCGCCCcgcgccctgctgctgctgctggccgccgtcctgctgctggccgggcCCCGGGCCGGAGCGCCGCGCCCCCGCGTCACCGCCAACTTC GCCTGCAGAGTCAGGG cggACAGTGCCCTCCCCAGGCCCCGGTGCCACCAGAAGGAGCAGGATGGAGCAGCCCTGTCCCCGCCAGCCCTAGCTCTGAGCACAGCCCGGCTGTGCCAGGCCTCCCGCGACTGCCAGCCGTGCGTGCGCGTGCGCCTGGCCCTGCACACTGCAG ggctggggagtgTCTGTGGGCTGCAGCTGGATTTCCTGGTGCTGGGCTCCAATAGGGCCAGCTGGCTGCAGGTCTGGAGGCGGCACCCAGAGGCTGCAGGCTCTCTG TGGCAGGTGCAGTTTGACTGTTTCCCAGTGGAGAGCGGGCACCATGTTCTGGTCTCGCTTGGCACCGTCCCTGACCGGGGGCTGAGTCTCAACCAGAGCCACCTGGTCCCTGCAGAGCCAGCAG GCCCCGAGTTCAGCTACGCCTGGCACCCGGAGGCCCGGGCCATTGAGGTGTCGGTGCCCGAGGGCCCTGCCCTGACCGTGCGGCTGTGCCACCAGCTGGCCCTGGAGTGTGAGGAgctgcccactcccttcccccgaCAG GCGCTGGTGTCTGGGGGTCACAGCATTGTGCTGCCCTACGAGTTTCTGCTGCCCTGTCTCTGCATTGAG GCCTCCTACCTGCATCGCGACAGCCTCCGCACCAAGCTGTGCCCCTtccagcccctgccagcagctT ATGGCTCCGAGCTGTGGGCATCCATGCAGTTCCGTGACTACAGCGCCAGCAGTGAGGCCAACATGGTCATGGTGCTGAGTGCCCGCTGCCCGCTCCACCCGACCGCCACCCTGTGCTGGAAGGAGAGTGAGGCGGGGGCCTGCCACACTGTCCCCAACTCCACAGCCATGGAGTCCAACCAG GCCTACACCGTGGAGAAGGTGGACGTGCACCCTCTGCTCTGCTTCAAG TTCTCCTACGGCAACAGCAGCCACGTGGAGTGCCCACACCGGCCAG ACACCACCTGGAACGTGTCTGTGAGCGTCCGGTTCCTGCAGCTTCTCCTTCGTGTGACCTCCACTGTCCCGGCATCCTTCAGCGCAGCTCTGTGCCAGCGGCAGGGGAGCTGGTGTGAGCCAGAGGCGCCTGTCTACACCATCACAAGC CCAGAGAGCTTCGGCCCCAGGGAGctgaccctgctgctgcctctgcagatCCTGGGCGGCTGTGTGCTG GTGTGGCGCGCCGATGTGCAGTTTGCCCGGAAGCAGCTCCTGTGCCCAGATG TTGCTCGCAAGCGCTTTGGGCTGCTCGCCCTGGGGCTggccctggctctggggctgctggGGACCGTCCTGCTGATGAACTACAGGAGCCTCCGGAAACTCACCACAG cGCCGCGGGGCCGTCGGCCCGTCCTGGTGGTCTATTCCCCCGACTCTGAGGAGCACAAGATTCTGGTCTGCGCCTTGGCGGACGTGCTGCGCTCGGCGCTGGGCTGCGACGTGCGGCTGGACCTGTGGGAGGCGGGCAGcgtggggcggctgggggcactgcCCTGGCTCTATGTGCAGCGGGAGCTGGTGGCCCGGGAGCAGGGCACCGTGCTGCTCCTGTGGAGTCAGGGCAGCGCCCGGCTCTACCAGCTGTGGCGGGGGGCGGCCGCAGGCAGCAGCGGCTCTCCGGACCCCCATGACCTGTTCGGCGCAGCCATGTCCTGTCTGCAGAGCGAGCTGCagttgggcaggggggcagggcagctgggcgACTGGGCGCTGGCCTACTTTGGCGAGCTGTGCAGCCAGCGAGACGTGCCGCCTGCCCTGTGCCTACTGCCCTGCTACCGCCTGCCGCGGGAGCTGCCTGGCCTGGCACGCTTGCTGCAGGGCagtgcccagccccccgcctgGCTCCGCCCCAGCACGCTGCTGCACAGGATGCTCATGTCAGAGACGAGAAAGTGCCTGCAAGGCAGGGTGGAGCTGTGCCGGCTGCAGCAGCCCAAGGGGGCGCCCCTGGCCAGGCTGCCAGCCCACCAGGTGGGGTCTGTGGGGctcagcccccgcgcccctctaCCCAGGCTGACCTCACAGAGACCCAGCTGcccctga